A section of the Oncorhynchus gorbuscha isolate QuinsamMale2020 ecotype Even-year linkage group LG06, OgorEven_v1.0, whole genome shotgun sequence genome encodes:
- the LOC124037974 gene encoding vitellogenin — protein sequence MRAVVLALTLALVASQSVNFAPDFAASKTYVYKYEALLLGGLPEEGLARAGVKVISKVLISAVAENTYLLKLVNPEIFEYSGVWPNDPFVPSAKLTSALAAQFSIPIKFEYAKGVVGKVFAPTAVSETVLNVHRGILNILQLNIKKTQNVYELQEAGAQGVCKTHYVIREDAKAEHIHLTKSKDLNNCQQRIMKDFGLAYTEKCVECRQRGEALMGAATYKYHMKPADNGALILEATVTELHQFTPFNEMSGAAQMEAKQMLTFVEIKKAPIILPDANYVHRGSIRYEFATEILQMPIQLLKISNARAQAVKILNHLVTYNTAPVHEDAPLKFLQFIQLLRMASSETINAIWAEFKAKPAYRHWILDAVPSIGSSVAVRFIKEKFLAGDITIFEAAQALVAAVHMVAADLETVKLVESLAFNHKIQTHPVLREIAMLGYGTMVSKYCVEYPNCPAELVKPIHELAVQAVANSKFEELSMVLKALGNAGHPASIKPITKLLPVFGTAAAALPLRVQADAVLALRNIAKREPRMVQEVAVQLFMDKALHPELRMLACIVLFETKPPMGLVITLASILKTEKNLQVASFTYSHMKSLTRSTAPDFASVAAACNVAVKMLSTKFRRLSCHFSQAIHLDAYSNPQRIGAAASAFYINDAATLFPRTVVAKARTYFAGAAADVLEVGVRTEGIQEALLKLPPAPENADRITKMRRVIKALSDWRSLATRKPLASIYVKFFGQEIAFANIDKSMIDQALQLANSPSARALGKNALKALLAGATFQYVKPLLAAEVRRIFPTAVGLPMELSYYTAAVAKAYVKVRATLTPPLPETFHAAQLLKTNIELHAEVRPSIVMHTFAVMGVNTAFIQAAIMARAKVRTIVPAKFAAQLDIANGYFKFEAFPVSPPEHIAVAHIETFAMARNVEDVPVERITPLIPAQGVARSTQQSRDKFTSMIAASAASFAGSLSRSSEILSSDLPSNFKPIIKAIVVHLEETICVERLGVKACFEFASDSAAFIRNTLFYNIIGKHSVLISVKPSSEPAIERLEFEVQVGPKAAEKIIKVITMNEEEEAPEGKTVLLKLKKILVPDLKNGTRDSSSSSSSSSSSSSSSRPRSNKSKSSSSSSSSSSRISEPSDPDQPYDPNDRKFKKNHKDSQATSNIISRSKSSASSFHAIYKQDKFLGNKLAPKVIILFRLVRADHKIEGYQVTAYLNKATSRLQIIMAALDENDNWKLCADGVLLSKHKVTAKIAWGAECKDYNTFITAETGLVGPSPAVRLRLSWDKLPKVPKAVWRYVRIVSEFIPGYIPYYLADLVPMQKDKNSEKQIQCTVVATSERTLDVILKTPKMTLYKRGVNLPCSLPIESMTDLSPFDDNIVNQIHYLFSEVNAVKCSMVGDTLTTFNNRKYKINMPLSCYQVLAQDCTIELKFMVLLKKDQTSEQNHINVKISDIDVDLYPEDNDVIVKVNGMEISKDNLPYEDPSGSIKIKQKGEGVSLYAPSHGLQKVYFDKYSWKIKVVDWMKGQTCGLCGKADGEDRQEYRTPSGRLTKSSVSFAHSWVLASDSCRAASECLMKLESVKLDKQVIVDDRESKCYSVEPVLRCLPGCLPVRTTPITIGFHCLPVDSNLNRSEGLSSIYEKSVDLMEKAEAHVACRCSEQCI from the exons ATGAGAGCAGTAGTACTTGCACTGACTCTAGCCCTTGTGG CGAGTCAATCTGTTAACTTTG CCCCTGATTTTGCTGCCAGTAAGACCTATGTGTACAAGTATGAGGCACTGCTCCTGGGTGGTCTGCCTGAGGAGGGTCTGGCTAGAGCTGGAGTAAAAGTAATCAGCAAAGTTCTTATCAGTGCAGTTGCAGAGAATACCTACTTGCTGAAG CTTGTGAACCCTGAGATCTTTGAGTACAGTGGTGTGTGGCCCAACGATCCTTTCGTCCCATCTGCAAAACTCACTTCAGCCTTGGCTGCTCAGTTCTCGATTCCCATCAAGTTTGAGTATGCCAAGGGTGTTGTGGGTAAGGTATTTGCCCCCACTGCTGTCTCTGAAACAGTGCTGAATGTCCATAGAGGTATCCTGAACATTCTTCAGCTCAACATCAAGAAGACACAAAACGTCTATGAGTTGCAGGAG GCTGGAGCTCAGGGAGTGTGCAAGACCCACTATGTGATCAGGGAAGATGCCAAGGCAGAGCACATCCATTTGACCAAGAGCAAGGATCTCAATAACTGCCAGCAGAGAATCATGAAGGACTTTGGTCTGGCTTACACAGAGAAGTGTGTAGAGTGCCGGCAG AGAGGGGAGGCCCTGATGGGAGCTGCCACTTACAAATACCACATGAAGCCCGCTGACAATGGTGCTCTGATCTTGGAGGCCACTGTTACTGAGCTCCATCAGTTCACACCATTCAATGAGATGTCAGGAGCTGCCCAAATGGAAGCAAA ACAAATGTTGACTTTCGTTGAGATCAAGAAGGCTCCAATTATTCTCCCCGATGCAAATTATGTTCACCGTGGATCCATCCGGTATGAGTTTGCCACTGAGATTCTCCAGATGCCCATTCAGCTCCTTAAGATCAGCAACGCACGTGCTCAG GCTGTGAAGATCCTGAATCATCTGGTCACATACAACACGGCACCGGTCCATGAAGATGCTCCTCTTAAGTTTCTACAGTTTATTCAGCTCCTGCGCATGGCAAGCTCTGAGACTATTAATGCCATCTGGGCTGAGTTCAAGGCCAAACCAGCTTACAG ACACTGGATCCTGGATGCTGTCCCCTCCATCGGAAGTTCAGTGGCTGTGAGATTCATCAAGGAGAAGTTTTTGGCTGGTGACATCACTATTTTTGAGGCTGCTCAGGCTCTGGTTGCCGCTGTGCATATGGTGGCTGCTGATCTGGAGACTGTCAAGCTTGTTGAA AGCCTGGCTTTCAACCACAAGATTCAGACACACCCAGTTCTACGTGAGATCGCCATGCTTGGTTATGGTACCATGGTTTCCAAATACTGTGTTGAATATCCCAACTGCCCCGCTGAACTTGTGAAG CCCATCCACGAACTTGCTGTTCAGGCTGTTGCTAATAGCAAATTTGAGGAACTCTCCATGGTTCTTAAAGCTCTGGGTAATGCTGGCCATCCTGCTAGCATTAAACCAATCACAAAGCTCCTGCCCGTGTTTGGAACTGCAGCTGCTGCTCTGCCCCTGAGAGTCCAGGCAGATGCAGTCTTGGCCCTGAGGAACATTGCTAAGAGGGAGCCTAGAATG GTCCAGGAAGTTGCTGTGCAGTTGTTCATGGACAAGGCTCTCCACCCAGAGCTCCGCATGCTTGCCTGCATTGTTCTGTTCGAGACAAAGCCCCCAATGGGCCTGGTGATTACTTTAGCTAGCATTCTGAAAACAGAGAAAAATCTGCAGGTGGCTAGCTTCACCTACTCTCACATGAAGTCCCTGACCAGGAGCACCGCCCCTGACTTTGCCTCAGT TGCTGCTGCCTGCAATGTTGCTGTCAAGATGCTCAGCACCAAATTTAGAAGATTGAGCTGCCACTTCAGTCAAGCCATCCACCTGGATGCCTATTCCA ATCCCCAGAGGATTGGTGCTGCTGCCAGTGCTTTCTACATCAACGATGCTGCCACCCTTTTCCCCAGAACTGTCGTGGCCAAAGCTCGCACCTACTTTGCTGGAGCAGCTGCTGATGTTCTTGAG GTTGGAGTGAGAACTGAGGGAATCCAGGAGGCTCTTCTGAAATTACCTCCAGCTCCTGAAAATGCTGACAGGATCACCAAGATGAGGCGTGTCATTAAGGCT CTGTCTGACTGGAGGTCCCTAGCCACAAGAAAGCCCCTAGCCTCCATATATGTGAAGTTCTTTGGACAGGAAATTGCCTTTGCCAACATCGACAAGTCCATGATCGATCAGGCACTTCAG CTTGCCAACAGTCCTTCTGCACGAGCTTTGGGAAAAAATGCCTTGAAGGCACTGTTGGCTGGAGCAACTTTCCAGTATGTTAAGCCCCTGCTGGCTGCAGAGGTGCGTCGCATCTTCCCCACTGCTGTTGGTTTGCCCATGGAGCTCAGTTACTACACTGCTGCTGTCGCTAAAGCATACGTCAAAG TCCGTGCCACTCTGACACCTCCTCTGCCTGAAACCTTCCATGCTGCCCAGCTATTGAAAACAAACATTGAGCTACACGCCGAAGTTAGACCAAG cATTGTCATGCATACATTTGCTGTGATGGGAGTGAACACTGCATTCATCCAGGCTGCTATTATGGCAAGAGCTAAGGTCCGCACAATTGTCCCTGCAAAATTTGCAGCACAGCTTGACATCGCTAATGGCTACTTCAAGTTTGAAGCTTTCCCTGTTTCCCCTCCTGAGCATATTGCTGTCGCACA CATTGAGACCTTTGCTATGGCAAGAAATGTGGAGGATGTCCCAGTCGAGAGAATAACTCCCTTGATTCCTGCCCAAGGAGTAGCAAGAAGCACACAGCAGTCCAGGGATAAGTTCACATCTATGATTGCAGCCTCTGCTGCCTCTTTTGCTGGAAGTTTG TCAAGATCTTCCGAGATCCTCTCTTCTGATTTGCCATCCAACTTCAAGCCCATCATTAAGGCAATTGTAGTCCATCTTGAGGAGACAATCTGTGTCGAAAGGCTTGGAGTCAAAGCATGCTTTGAATTTGCCTCAGACAGTGCTGCCTTCATCAGAAACACTCTTTTCTACAATATAATTGGAAAGCATTCAGTCCTTATTTCTGTGAAACCAT CATCTGAACCCGCCATCGAGAGGCTGGAGTTTGAAGTGCAAGTTGGACCCAAGGCTGCAGAAAAGATTATCAAAGTCATCACCATGAACGAAGAGGAGGAAGCTCCCGAGGGAAAAACTGTACTGTTGAAGCTCAAGAAAATTCTGGTGCCTGATCTGAAGAACGGCACCAGAGATTCCTCTAGTTCCAGCAGCTCTAGTTCCAGCAGCTCTAGTAGTTCCCGCCCTAGATCCAACAAATCAAAGAGCAGCAGCTCTTCCAGCTCCTCCAGCTCCCGCATCTCTGAG CCTTCTGACCCCGACCAGCCTTACGACCCCAACGACCGCAAATTCAAAAAGAATCACAAG GACTCTCAAGCCACCTCCAATATCATCTCCAGAAGCAAGAGCAGTGCCTCTAGCTTCCATGCCATCTACAAGCAG GACAAATTCCTTGGCAATAAACTTGCCCCTAAGGTGATCATCCTCTTCCGTTTAGTGAGAGCTGACCATAAGATAGAGGGATACCAGGTTACTGCTTACTTGAACAAAGCTACTTCCAGACTGCAGATCATTATGGCTGCCCTTGATGAGAACGACAACTGGAAACTGTGTGCTGATGGTGTTCTGCTCAGCAAACACAAAGTCACT GCCAAGATTGCTTGGGGTGCAGAGTGCAAGGATTATAACACCTTCATCACTGCTGAGACTGGTCTTGTTGGTCCAAGCCCTGCAGTTCGTCTGAGGTTGTCTTGGGACAAACTCCCCAAGGTTCCCAAGGCTGTTTGGCGCTATGTTAGGAT CGTGTCTGAATTCATCCCTGGGTACATCCCATATTACCTGGCCGACTTGGTTCCAATGCAAAAAGACAAAAATAGTGAGAAACAGATTCAATGCACTGTGGTTGCAACATCTGAAAGGACCCTGGATGTCATTCTGAAAACACCCAAG ATGACACTGTATAAACGGGGTGTGAACCTCCCCTGTTCTCTGCCCATTGAGTCTATGACTGATCTTTCTCCCTTTGATGACAACATTGTTAACCAAATCCACTACTTGTTTTCTGAAGTCAACGCAG TTAAATGTAGCATGGTCGGAGACACATTGACAACATTCAACAACAGGAAGTACAAGATCAACATGCCTCTCTCCTGCTACCAAGTTTTGGCTCAGGATTGCACCATAGAGCTCAAATTCATGGTTCTGCTGAAGAAGGATCAAACATCTGAACAAAACCACATCAATGTGAAAATCTCTGACAT TGATGTTGACCTGTACCCTGAGGACAATGATGTGATAGTGAAGGTCAATGGAATGGAAATTTCCAAAGACAACCTCCCATACGAGGACCCCTCAG GTTCTATCAAGATCAAACAGAAGGGTGAAGGTGTGTCTCTCTATGCCCCAAGCCATGGTCTCCAAAAAGTTTACTTTGATAAGTACTCATGGAAG ATTAAAGTTGTGGACTGGATGAAGGGACAGACTTGTGGACTCTGTGGAAAGGCTGATGGCGAAGACAGACAGGAGTACCGTACACCCAGTGGCCGCCTGACCAAGAGCTCAGTCAGCTTTGCCCATTCCTGGGTGCTTGCTTCTGATAGCTGCCGTGCTGCGTCTG AATGTCTCATGAAGCTCGAGTCTGTGAAGCTGGACAAGCAGGTGATTGTTGATGACAGGGAGTCCAAATGCTACTCTGTTGAGCCTGTGCTGCGCTGTCTGCCTGGATGCCTCCCAGTGAGGACCACCCCCATCACCATCGGTTTCCACTGCCTGCCCGTCG ATTCCAACCTGAACCGCTCTGAAGGTCTGAGCAGCATCTATGAGAAGAGTGTGGACCTGATGGAGAAGGCAGAAGCCCATGTGGCCTGTCGCTGCTCTGAGCAGTGCATTTAG